The Odocoileus virginianus isolate 20LAN1187 ecotype Illinois chromosome 3, Ovbor_1.2, whole genome shotgun sequence genome includes a window with the following:
- the LOC110123073 gene encoding olfactory receptor 7A17-like, whose protein sequence is MEPKNLTGVSEFHLLGFSEEPELQPLIFGLFLSMYLITVFGNLLIILAVSSDSHLHTPMYFFLSNLSFVDICFTSTTIPKMLWNIQTQSKVITFEGCITQVYFFTLFVVLDILLLTIMAYDRFVAICHPLHYTVIMNPQLCQLLVLVSWIISVLHSLLESLMVLKLSFCTVLEIPHFFCELNQMIQLASSDPFLNNILIYFAAILLVGCPLSGILYSYYKILSSIRGISSAQGKYKAFSTCASHLSIVSLFYCTGLGVYLSSAGTHSSHSSATASVMYTVITPMMNPFIYSLRNKDLKRGLKILFEEVARKCHFVLELKKCP, encoded by the coding sequence ATGGAACCAAAGAACCTAACGGGGGTTTCAGAATTTCACCTTCTGGGATTTTCAGAGGAACCAGAACTGCAACCTCTCATATTTGGACTTTTTCTTTCCATGTACCTGATCACTGTGTTtggaaacctgctcatcatcctggctgTCAGCTCAGACTCCCACcttcacacccccatgtacttcttcctctccaacctgtcTTTTGTAGACATCTgcttcacctccaccaccatcccaAAGATGCTGTGGAACATCCAGACCCAGAGCAAAGTCATAACATTTGAAGGCTGCATTACCCAGGTGTATTTTTTCACACTCTTTGTAGTACTGGACATTTTACTGCTGACCATCATGGCCTATGACCGATTTGTGGCCATCTGTCACCCCCTGCACTACACAGTCATCATGAACCCCCAGCTCTGCCAACTGTTGGTGCTGGTGTCCTGGATCATCAGTGTCCTGCATTCCTTGTTAGAAAGCTTAATGGTGTTGAAACTATCCTTCTGTACAGTCTTAGAAATCCCCCACTTTTTCTGTGAACTCAATCAGATGATACAACTTGCTAGTTCTGACCCCTTTCTCAATAACATACTGATATATTTTGCAGCTATCCTGTTGGTTGGTTGTCCCCTCTCTGGTATCCTTTATTCATATTATAAGATACTTTCCTCCATACGTGGAATCTCATCAGCTCAGGGGAAGTATAAAGCATTTTCCACCTGTGCATCTCACCTCTCCATTGTCTCCTTATTTTACTGCACAGGTTTAGGAGTGTACCTTAGCTCTGCTGGTACCCACAGCTCACACTCAAGTGCAACAGCCTCGGTGATGTACACCGTGATCACACCCATGATGAATCCCTTCATTTATAGTCtgagaaataaagacttaaagAGGGGTCTGAAAATACTCTTTGAAGAGGTAGCTCGAAAATGTCATTTTGTCCTTGAGCTTAAGAAGTGCCCGTGA
- the LOC110123072 gene encoding olfactory receptor-like protein OLF4 has product MAQRNLTRPSEFLLLGFSEEPELQPLVFGLFLSMYLITVFGNLLIILAISSDSQLHTPMYFFLSNLSFVDICFTSTTIPKMLWNTYIQSQVITYEACIIQVYFLMLFAGLDDFLLTVMAYDRFAAICHPLYYTVIMNPKVCRILVLVSWAISVLHSLLQTLMVLRLSFCGELEVPHYFCELNQIVQLACSDSFPNDLVIYITAVLLAGGPLTGIFYSYAKIASSIHRISSAQGKYKAFSTCVSHLSVVSLFYCTSLGVYVSSAATHSSQSSATASMMYTVVTPMLNPFIYSLRNRDIKRALKAFFRIAAIKRTLVLR; this is encoded by the coding sequence ATGGCACAAAGGAACTTAACAAGACCTTCAGAATTTCTTCTCCTGGGATTCTCAGAGGAACCAGAACTACAACCCCTCGTATTTGGGCTTTTTCTCTCCATGTACCTGATCACTGTGTTtggaaacctgctcatcatcctggccaTCAGCTCAGACTCCCaactccacacccccatgtacttcttcctctccaacctgtcctttgtagacatctgcttcacctccaccaccatccccaAAATGCTATGGAACACCTACATCCAAAGCCAAGTTATAACCTATGAAGCCTGCATCATTCAGGTGTATTTTTTAATGCTGTTTGCAGGGTTGGATGACTTCCTCCTGACGGtaatggcctatgaccgctttgCAGCTATCTGTCACCCCCTGTACTACACAGTCATCATGAATCCAAAAGTCTGTAGAATTTTGGTTCTGGTTAGCTGGGCCATCAGTGTCCTGCATTCATTGTTACAGACCTTAATGGTGTTGAGACTATCCTTCTGTGGAGAGTTGGAAGTCCCTCACTATTTCTGTGAACTCAATCAGATAGTCCAACTTGCTTGTTCTGACAGCTTTCCCAATGACTTGGTAATATACATCACAGCTGTGCTGCTAGCTGGTGGTCCCCTCACTGGAATCTTTTACTCTTATGCTAAGATAGCATCTTCCATCCACAGAATCTCATCTGCTCAGGGAAAGTATAAAGCATTTTCCACCTGTGTGTCTCACCTCTCAGTTGTCTCCTTATTTTATTGTACAAGCCTAGGAGTGTATGTTAGCTCTGCTGCTACCCACAGCTCCCAGTCAAGTGCAACAGCATCAAtgatgtacactgtggtcacACCCATGCTGAATCCTTTCATCTATAGTCTAAGGAACAGAGACATAAAGAGGGCCCTGAAGGCATTCTTCAGAATAGCAGCTATAAAAAGGACACTTGTCCTGAGATAA